One window from the genome of Cucumis melo cultivar AY chromosome 12, USDA_Cmelo_AY_1.0, whole genome shotgun sequence encodes:
- the LOC103488440 gene encoding eukaryotic translation initiation factor 3 subunit A-like: MTSFVKPENALKRAEELINVGQKQDALQALHDLITSKRYRAWQKPLERIMFKYVELCVDMRKGRFAKDGLIQYRIVCQQVNVTSLEEVIKHFLHLSTEKAEQARSQAQALEEALDVDDLEADKRPEDLMLSYVSGEKGKDRSDRELVTPWFKFLWETYRTVLEILRNNSKLEALYAMTAHRAFQFCKVYKRTTEFRRLCEIIRNHLANLNKYRDQRDRPDLSAPESLQLYLDTRFEQLKVATELELWQEAFRSVEDIHGLMCMVKKTPKPSLMVVYYVKLTEIFWISDSNLYHAYAWFKLFSIQKSFNKNLSQKDLQLIASSVILAALAVSPYDSKHGASHLELEHEKERNLRMANLIGFSLDSKLESRDVLSRANLLSELVSKGVLSCTIQEVKDLYHLLEHEFFPLDLATKLQPLLNKISKLGGKLSSASSVPEVQLSQYVPALEKLATLRLLQQVSKVYQTMKIESLSQMIPFFDFSAVEKISVDAVKQNFIAMKVDHSRNIVLFGNLGIESDGLRDHLTVLAESLNNARAMIYPPVGKASKTGDILPDLADIVDKEHKRLLARKSIIEKRKEELERQLLEMEREEESRRLKLLKITEEAEQKRLAAEYEQRKNQRLRREIEERELEEAQALLQEAEKRVGKKKGSRKPVLDSEKLSKQTLMQLALTEQLRERQEMEKKLQKLAKTMDYLERAKREEAAPLIEEEFQQRLLEERMIHERNQQLEVELSKQRHEGDLKEKNRMARMLESKKSFQERVISLRQEEFSRRRTEREEHIRQIIQARKAEREAKRKKIFYVRREEERIRILREEEEARKREEAERRKKEEAERKAKLDEIAEKQRQRERELEEKERLRKESLFGSSARSGDAPARPDVAPSSRPLDPRTAAPAAAATSPAKYVPKFRRNEGSTPDAPLSESGRWGSSRPDNRPSRPDSWRNDDSRSAFGSSRPSWSSSRVRSSTDR; the protein is encoded by the exons AGCTGATAAATGTTGGCCAGAAGCAAGATGCCTTGCAAGCTCTTCATGATCTTATAACTTCAAAGAGATATCGAGCATGGCAGAAACCTCTAGAGAGGATTATGTTTAAGTATGTTGAGCTCTGTGTGGACATGAGGAAAGGAAGGTTTGCTAAGGATGGTTTAATTCAATACCGTATTGTTTGCCAGCAAGTCAATGTTACTTCTTTGGAGGAAGTAATCAAGCATTTTCTGCATCTTTCAACTGAGAAGGCAGAGCAGGCTCGTAGTCAAGCTCAAGCCTTAGAAGAAGCTCTGGACGTTGATGATTTGGAAGCTGATAAAAGACCAGAAGATCTGATGCTTAGTTATGTCAGTGGTGAAAAGGGGAAGGATAGATCTGATCGTGAACTTGTTACCCCTTGGTTTAAATTTCTATGGGAGACATATCGAACAGTTCTGGAGATACTACGAAATAATTCAAAGTTGGAGGCGCTTTATGCG ATGACAGCCCATCGTGCCTTCCAGTTTTGTAAGGTGTACAAAAGAACAACAGAATTTCGCCGATTATGTGAAATTATCAGAAATCATCTTGCTAATCTCAACAAGTATAGAGACCAGAGGGATCGACCTGATCTTTCTGCTCCAGAGAGCTTGCAATTATACCTTGACACAAGATTTGAACAGCTGAAGGTTGCCACAGAGCTTGAGCTCTGGCAG GAAGCTTTTCGTTCTGTGGAAGATATTCATGGTTTGATGTGTATGGTGAAGAAAACACCCAAACCATCCTTGATGGTGGTGTATTACGTCAAATTAACAGAGATCTTTTGGATATCGGATAGCAATCTTTATCATGCATATGCATGGTTCAAACTTTTCTCCATCCAGAAAAGTTTCAACAAAAATCTAAGCCAGAAGGATCTGCAGCTGATAGCttcatctgttattttggcagcGCTTGCAGTGTCTCCCTATGACTCTAAGCATGGTGCTTCCCACTTAGAACTTGAACATGAGAAAGAGCGGAATTTGAGGATGGCTAATCTTATAGGGTTCAGTTTAGATTCCAAACTTGAAAGTAGAGATGTG CTTTCAAGGGCGAATCTTCTTTCCGAACTG GTGTCTAAAGGAGTCCTTAGCTGCACAATTCAGGAAGTTAAAGATCTCTATCATCTTTTGGAGCATGAATTCTTCCCTCTTGATCTTGCAACAAAATTGCAACCCTTGCTTAACAAAATATCGAAGCTTGGAGGTAAGCTTTCATCAGCTTCATCTGTCCCTGAAGTGCAATTGTCCCAATATGTTCCGGCTCTTGAAAAACTTGCTACCCTGAGGCTGCTTCAGCAG GTCTCCAAGGTGTATCAGACTATGAAAATTGAGAGTCTATCGCAGATGATCCCATTTTTTGATTTTTCTGCCGTGGAAAAAATATCAGTTGATGCAGTTAAACAAAATTTCATTGCCATGAAAGTTGATCATTCAAGGAACATTGTGTTATTTGGCAATTTg GGTATCGAATCAGATGGGCTTCGAGACCACCTGACCGTTCTTGCTGAATCCTTAAACAACGCAAGAGCTATGATCTACCCTCCAGTTGGTAAAGCCTCAAAAACAGGTGATATATTGCCGGACTTGGCAGATATTGTTGATAAAGAGCACAAAAGGTTGCTTGCTCGGAAATCAATAATTGAGAAAAGGAAGGAAGAGCTGGAACGACAGCTTTTGGAAATG GAACGCGAGGAGGAGTCAAGAAGGTTAAAATTACTGAAGATAACTGAAGAAGCTGAGCAGAAGCGACTTGCTGCAGAATATGAACAAAGGAAAAACCAACGGCTTCGTAGGGAAATAGAAGAGCGAGAACTTGAGGAAGCACAGGCTCTACTTCAGGAAGCTGAAAAGCGCGTTGGCAAAAAGAAGGGAAGCAGGAAACCGGTTCTTGACTCT GAAAAGTTGTCGAAACAAACTTTAATGCAATTGGCCCTTACTGAACAATTAAGGGAGAGGCAGGAAATGGAGAAGAAATTACAAAAGCTCGCCAAAACTATGGATTATTTAGAAAGAGCTAAAAGAGAAGAGGCAGCACCGTTAATTGAAGAAGAATTTCAGCAACGCTTGCTTGAAGAGAGAATGATTCATGAACGTAATCAGCAG CTGGAGGTTGAGTTAAGCAAGCAGCGCCATGAAGGTGACCTCAAGGAGAAGAATCGAATGGCGAGAATGTTGGAGAGTAAG AAAAGTTTCCAAGAAAGAGTAATTAGTCTTCGTCAAGAGGAATTCAGCAGACGTAGAACTGAGAGAGAAGAGCATATCAGGCAAATAATTCAGGCCCGGAAAGCAGAAAGGGAGGCTAAGAGAAAGAAAATCTTTTATGTAAGGCGTGAAGAGGAGAGGATTAGAATATTACGTGAAGAGGAGGAAGCACGCAAGCGTGAAG AGGCGGAGAGGAGAAAGAAGGAAGAAGCTGAACGCAAGGCTAAATTGGATGAGATAGCTGAGAAGCAGAGACAGAGAGAGCGAGagttggaagaaaaagaaagactgAGGAAAGAAAGTCTCTTTGGTAGTAGTGCCAGATCAGGTGATGCTCCTGCTCGACCTGATGTTGCTCCTAGTTCTCGGCCTCTGGACCCCAGGACTGCTGCTCCTGCAGCTGCTGCAACATCCCCAGCAAAATACGTGCCAAAGTTTCGACGGAACGAAGGCTCCACCCCTGATGCACCACTATCTGAATCTGGTCGATGGGGAAGCAGCCGGCCTGATAATCGACCATCTCGACCGGACAGTTGGCGTAATGATGACAGCAGATCTGCATTTGGAAGTTCAAGACCATCATGGTCCTCATCCCGAGTTCGTTCCAGTACAGACCGCTGA